One window of Panthera tigris isolate Pti1 chromosome C2, P.tigris_Pti1_mat1.1, whole genome shotgun sequence genomic DNA carries:
- the LOC122242040 gene encoding uncharacterized protein LOC122242040 isoform X1: protein METFRAGSSLVLVTCTCDVSAGAEIGCLWDSLADCADTHRCYVGVLFSAGVMPWPHRPAFHVCPVKGVPSLPLLVRIPPPVRTLCSSRHPLLLALVPVVPAHLPSFTPGAEVRRPHPLPSSTGALQQGAEHSGARWPCVSSSGIRARLCFPVHSDLPEARAVPVKGQPRPPATSLWTRAGSPRQLSTGPAGPAASSSGTRRLFLVPEGWPFWAFVSLDPASSPSPLRPNALLLLWRRVSGPLPTPPHPWTVLRQPQRGLSVRCQAGGQPADRTPDHLHGLLLLWEVRVCWDFFTPQKDDRGQRSENFYFKKPLIWTQKIHRKE from the coding sequence ATGGAAACTTTCCGTGCTGGCAGCTCTCTGGTTCTCGTCACGTGCACGTGTGATGTCAGTGCAGGGGCTGAGATTGGGTGTCTCTGGGACTCCCTTGCAGACTGTGCTGACACCCACCGATGCTATGTGGGGGTGCTGTTCTCTGCCGGAGTCATGCCCTGGCCCCACCGCCCGGCTTTCCACGTGTGTCCGGTGAAGGGTGTCCCGTCCCTGCCCCTTCTTGTCAGGATCCCCCCCCCGGTTAGGACCCTGTGCAGTTCCCGCCACCCGCTTCTACTGGCCCTGGTGCCTGTGGTGCCCGCACACCTGCCCTCCTTTACCCCTGGGGCCGAAGTGCGccggccccaccccctcccctcgtCCACTGGCGCCCTGCAGCAGGGCGCCGAGCACTCGGGGGCCCGGTGGCCGTGTGTTTCTTCCTCGGGAATCCGGGCCAGGCTGTGCTTCCCCGTCCACTCTGACCTTCCTGAGGCCAGGGCCGTTCCTGTGAAGGGACAGCCACGGCCCCCTGCCACCTCTCTCTGGACCCGGGCCGGGTCTCCCAGGCAGCTTTCCACGGGGCCCGCTGGTCCCGCTGCCTCCTCCTCAGGGACTCGCAGGCTGTTTCTGGTGCCGGAAGGCTGGCCTTTCTGGGCTTTCGTCTCGTTGGATCCGGCCAGCTCTCCCAGCCCTCTGAGACCTAATGCACTTCTGCTTTTGTGGCGCAGGGTGTCAGGGCCCCTCCCTACTCCTCCCCATCCGTGGACAGTCCTCCGCCAACCCCAGAGAGGGCTGTCCGTCCGGTGCCAAGCAGGAGGTCAGCCTGCTGACCGGACCCCCGACCATCTCCACGGTCTCCTCCTGTTGTGGGAAGTGCGGGTCTGCTGGGATTTTTTTACTCCACAGAAAGATGACCGCGGACAGAGGAGtgaaaacttttatttcaaaaagccTCTGATATGGACACAGAAAATACACAGgaaggagtaa